A part of Denitratisoma oestradiolicum genomic DNA contains:
- a CDS encoding TonB-dependent receptor plug domain-containing protein produces the protein MSSTAPFLKTGSRKVDYVFLQDEWNFTRDWTLTAGLRHDKYSDFGGTTNPRLALVWDTAQNLTTKFMFGRAFRAPSWIELYSINNPVVQGNPELKPETVSTFEAAVSWQVGSDLQVNANVFRYQWDDIIRFVPNAVPTTGSTAQNSGKQHGQGMELEATWDLSRDLRLTGSVSAQHSVDETSGLDAGLAPHRRYFGQATWRPLPMWTLDASLNHVADRKRQPGDSRGQIDDYTSVNLALRRERMFGNWEFRGTVTNLFDADVREPSLAPATNLPFDLPMPGRGWYVQLVHSL, from the coding sequence GTGTCGTCCACCGCGCCCTTCCTGAAAACCGGGTCGCGCAAGGTTGATTACGTCTTCCTTCAGGATGAGTGGAATTTCACCCGGGACTGGACCCTGACTGCTGGCCTGCGCCATGACAAGTACTCCGATTTTGGCGGTACCACCAACCCGCGCCTGGCCCTGGTCTGGGACACGGCCCAGAATCTGACCACCAAGTTCATGTTCGGCCGGGCTTTCCGGGCGCCTTCCTGGATCGAGCTGTACAGCATCAACAATCCCGTGGTCCAGGGCAATCCGGAGCTGAAGCCGGAAACGGTCAGCACCTTCGAGGCGGCCGTCTCCTGGCAGGTGGGCAGCGATCTCCAGGTGAATGCCAATGTGTTCCGCTATCAGTGGGATGACATCATCCGTTTCGTTCCCAACGCGGTTCCCACCACCGGCTCCACCGCCCAGAACTCCGGCAAGCAGCATGGACAGGGCATGGAGCTTGAGGCGACCTGGGACCTGAGCCGGGATCTGCGCCTGACCGGGAGTGTTTCCGCGCAGCATTCCGTCGACGAAACCTCGGGACTGGACGCTGGTCTTGCCCCCCATCGCCGCTACTTTGGTCAGGCCACCTGGCGACCCCTCCCTATGTGGACTCTTGATGCCAGCCTCAATCATGTCGCCGACCGCAAGCGCCAGCCAGGGGACAGCCGCGGCCAGATCGACGATTACACCAGCGTCAATCTGGCCCTGCGCCGGGAGCGGATGTTCGGCAACTGGGAATTCCGTGGGACGGTGACCAATCTCTTCGATGCGGATGTGCGGGAGCCTTCTCTGGCCCCCGCCACCAATCTTCCCTTCGACCTGCCCATGCCCGGCCGTGGCTGGTATGTGCAACTTGTTCATAGCCTCTGA
- a CDS encoding SDR family oxidoreductase, with translation MEQKLLGKTALITGGNSGIGLATARLFRDHGAQVVITGREAATLQQSRELLGGEALVLQRDMGRLDDIELTMADIKQRFGKLDIVFANAAIARPAPFALIDEAHFDDIAGVDFKGVFFTLQKALPLLQEGASLMVTTSISNQKGSPNFSVYAACKAALRSLVQTLSLELADRGIRVNAISPGPIDTPGFGRWEVPDDVVQAARLEFERKSPFKRFGTAEEVARVALFLACADSSYVAGTEIVVDGAISTALL, from the coding sequence ATGGAACAGAAATTGTTGGGCAAGACTGCCCTGATCACCGGCGGCAACAGCGGTATCGGCCTGGCGACGGCGCGCCTGTTTCGTGATCACGGCGCCCAGGTGGTCATTACCGGACGGGAGGCGGCTACCCTGCAACAGTCCCGGGAGCTGCTCGGCGGCGAAGCGCTGGTACTCCAGCGGGACATGGGCAGGCTGGACGATATCGAGTTGACCATGGCCGACATCAAGCAGCGCTTCGGCAAGCTGGACATTGTGTTTGCCAATGCCGCCATTGCTCGTCCCGCGCCCTTCGCGTTGATTGATGAAGCCCATTTCGACGACATCGCCGGGGTGGATTTCAAGGGAGTGTTCTTTACCCTGCAAAAGGCACTGCCCCTGCTTCAGGAAGGTGCTTCCCTGATGGTGACGACATCGATTTCCAACCAGAAGGGGTCGCCGAACTTCAGCGTCTATGCAGCCTGCAAGGCTGCCCTGCGTTCCCTGGTGCAAACCCTGTCACTGGAACTGGCGGACCGGGGCATCCGCGTCAATGCCATCAGCCCCGGTCCCATCGACACGCCGGGGTTTGGCCGTTGGGAAGTGCCGGACGATGTTGTCCAGGCCGCCCGCCTGGAATTCGAGCGCAAGTCGCCGTTCAAGCGCTTCGGCACGGCCGAGGAGGTGGCCCGGGTGGCGCTGTTCCTGGCCTGCGCGGATTCGAGCTATGTGGCGGGCACGGAAATCGTGGTGGACGGGGCCATCAGCACGGCGCTTCTCTGA